The Narcine bancroftii isolate sNarBan1 chromosome 6, sNarBan1.hap1, whole genome shotgun sequence genome window below encodes:
- the LOC138737014 gene encoding gap junction beta-7 protein-like isoform X4, which yields MSWSLLRDVLSGVNQYSTVVGRIWLSIMFIFRVLVYVVAAERVWSDEQKEFSCNTEQPGCENVCFDYFFPVSQARLWALQLILVSTPSLLVVMHVGYRDRREKKYHKKLYKDKADIDGGLWWTYFFSLVFKTSVEFGSLFIFNWMFHGFSVPRLLKCEIEPCPNTVDCFVSRPTEKTVFLYCMAISSSMCIFLNICEMSYLIIKHFKDSYMKPSGRKARRLKCGCEPLNSEYGHLKAPKNGTLKSVTSSHTM from the coding sequence ATGAGCTGGAGTTTGCTGCGTGATGTTCTGAGTGGGGTGAATCAGTACTCCACGGTAGTGGGAAGAATTTGGCTGAGTATTATGTTCATATTCCGTGTCCTCGTCTATGTGGTAGCAGCAGAGCGAGTCTGGAGCGATGAGCAGAAGGAATTCTCCTGCAACACGGAGCAACCAGGTTGTGAGAATGTATGCTTTGACTACTTCTTCCCAGTGTCACAAGCAAGGCTCTGGGCACTGCAGCTAATTTTGGTGTCTACCCCTTCCCTTCTGGTTGTCATGCATGTGGGTTACAGGGACCGCAGAGAGAAGAAGTACCATAAAAAGCTGTATAAAGATAAGGCCGACATCGATGGAGGTCTGTGGTGGACCTACTTCTTCAGTCTGGTGTTCAAAACGAGTGTTGAATTTGGTTCCTTGTTCATCTTTAACTGGATGTTTCACGGTTTCTCTGTCCCTCGCCTTTTGAAATGCGAGATTGAGCCATGCCCCAACACAGTGGATTGTTTTGTCAGTCGGCCGACGGAGAAGACAGTCTTTCTCTACTGCATGGCAATCTCTTCATCAATGTGCATCTTTCTGAACATCTGCGAGATGAGTTACCTGATCATCAAGCACTTCAAAGATTCCTACATGAAGCCATCTGGCAGGAAAGCACGCAGGCTCAAGTGTGGGTGCGAGCCGCTGAATTCAGAATATGGTCATCTAAAAGCACCTAAAAATGGCACTTTAAAATCTGTTACAAGCAGCCATACGATGTGA